The genomic interval CGTGAGATGTACATTTGCTCATAGTTGCATTCTGTAGAATGTATAGTTATCCATAGGCGCATtccataaatatatatttgccCATAGGTGTTGTCAGACTAAATTACGAATAACCCAAAACCCATGAAAAATGTCGGCCcaataaaagtattttatatgaaataaCCTAGTCCCATTCTCTATAAGAATGGGCCAAGTGCTTAAAATTCAAAGTAATGTTTCTAAATgcaagataaaacaaaatgttaaaaatgtGATTCATCAAAGAAAGACCTAAGTCTATTTTTTACAAAGAATGATCTAAGTCCACTTTTTTACAAAGAATTACGTAAGTCTATTCCTTACAAAGAATAATCTaggaacttaaaaaaaattctaagaaaataCTTGAAGAGTGAGTCCTTGATAAAGTGCCAAAGGCGTGATTCCTTAAAGAATGATCTAGGTCTAttctttacaaagaatgaTTTAGGTATATTCTTTATAAAGAATGACCTAGGTCcactttttacaaaaaaaaaaatttaggtcCATTCCTTACAAAGAACAACCTAGATACTTAGataatatttctaaataagaACATACAGGCTAATAAGCATTCCACAGAATGTACCTATGGGCATATATACATTATACGGAATGCACCTACAGACAAACATGCATTCTATGGGATGTGCTTACGACAAATAAACATTCTAAGAATGTACCTATGggcaaataaatattatacgGAATATACTTATGgacaaatatatattctaCTGATGCGCTTACATGGGTAGATacacattttacaaaatacGCATATGAGAAAAtatcactactagaaaaatggtctttactgactttagaatagtgtcaaaaattactttcactgacactttttaattgtgtcagtaatctgggagtcagaaaaatagtgacgcttgtaagtggtgtcagtgattactattactacAGTATCACCGATATTATGACACCATAATGTTAgtagttattgatattttattagtgtttATAATTACTGTTACCGTGGTATcactagttaatttatttttaaaaaataaaaaattgaattggatcATTGCCTATTGAtttgttgataaaattaaaaggcaccacaaaattacaaaaagaaattgatttatatcacaaaatctttcatttcacatttaaatattgttagtatatattacaaattctaaaacttcaataacaaaaatatgagaTATCCTACTCTCATAactaaataatccaaattcaatacaTAACAATTTCTACCATCCAATCAAATGCCTACTACTTGTGGCTAAGTTTAATAAATCTAGAAGTTAAATTGAGAAGGATGACTGCCTTTCACTCTTTGAATATGAGTAGTATAATTGCGTTATCACACCAGCAACTTCTCCATTCAATAGACTGTATGGGTTAGGATATAAGTGAAGTTGAGGAATAAACACTTCAAAcacattgatcaaatctgcatatgaataaatggaaaagaaaaaaaaattagctaccAATATCCAGCCATTAGAGAAATAACAAttaacagaaataaaattattttgttcgaaagaaaaaaatactcataagctatttataaataaactcaattattctcttttggtaaaggttatatatatagcaaacTATAGCAGACAAGAAGTTTTCAATGTAATATATACTTTCAGCACAAGCATGTTACTCTATCTACATATACCAAATGATTTTTGTGCATAGTTAAAAGCTATCACAAAtgctctattataaataaatcattccaaaataataataataataataataataataataataataataatatattgccATTATCTcaatttctcataatttgctggAGACAATACAAGATTGATCTAAAGTTGACGGTGGTCGTCCGCCCAAAGCATGCTCGATTGATTCGAGAATTGATGGTAACATGCTAACAACCAGCTGCCTTTCATGCACGCCTAGATCACTCTTTGTTGCAACAATTCATTATTAGTTAGgacctatatatatatatatataatgaaatattttggaaAGTATATGAAAAACTTCTTTCGCATTAATGTAATGCTACCTAGAACTACAAAATATCTTATATAAATAAgtctatataaattaatgtggtATGAAtagattaattgtataaaattataataagcttatataaacaaaagttaaatcgtgattcaattttattaccaaaataagagtatatatgtgtgtgtgtgtggaaTTAGTTTTAAGTGCACACATATACAGGCAAACATGGacaaattaagaaattgaaTTAACATGGCCGCACCAACCTTAACATTGCCAGCTTCCTTAATGGTAGTGATGAGCTTGGTCTGATCTGCTAGCTGCATGCTGCCAACCGTTGATATCACCACATCCACTTGCTTGATGGCTTTCACCAAGCTCTCGTGGTCGTGCAAATCACCCTGCACACCCCACCCAAAAACGCCAAGCTGATGTTTTCTCATATTAATCAATACATTAATAGAATCAAATTGAAGCTGTAAGAATTAAAAACCAGAAAGGGGAACACAAGAGAGAAATTCTATGCTGCATTCTCCTTCTTGAGTTTTGCAAGCTCCTGTCGAATAAGTCCACCCTTCTTAATCTTTGCCAACATGAGCTTGAACTTATCAAAATCATTCAGTGCCGCTCTCCTTTTCTGGACAATCAGCTTCTTGCCCCAGGAGCTGTTTTCCCATTTGTTCTTCACATCAGCCTTCTCCATGGCTTCAATCAAAGACTTCTTCCTAGGAACTCGATTGATGTCAATCTTAATATCCGTGAGAGAAAGCCTCTTGAAGTTCATTTGGCTCCTCACCATATCAGGGGCATCAACAAGAGCCTATAAAGcatcacaaaaataataacaattgtatacaactaaaaaataaacgaaacagttcaaaattcaaagaaatccaAGCTAAAATCACTCTGTTTACAAAAGCACATCAACTTTCTAATTTGCTATttttgtacaaaaaaaaagaaggggtACCCAGTTATCATCaactaaatcaaaatattcagAATTCTTGTGACAATTTTATAAGATTCAACTCAAATAAAGCATAAGCGCAAAGTGAATAAAGGTACCTTGTTTTGATCAAGGACATCGACGATGACCACAAGCTTCCCATAGTCCTTGCCGTAATTAATGAGAGCAACTCTTCCTATCTCCACATATAAACTTTCAATTATCAACtacttgttgaaaaaaaaaactacgaGAGATTCAAGTTAATTAATCACTGTGTTGgttaatttaatattgtaaatattctgagcaaatacaattatttaattctaaaattggaacaTCATTCCTGGCAAATGGATGAACAAGCAAAGTTAGTTGGATTCTCCATTGTCTAGACACAAGAAACCAACcaagaaaacaagaacaaTAGTCAAGGTTcacttatatataaaataactattgAACGATACTTTTGAGCCTACATATACTGCTACACTACCATTAGCCGACATGGCCGGCCTATTACTTCCAGTCATGCATAGCAGCCTCATGACTTTGCTGCTCAGGTTGCAGTTGGCCATGCTGAGGCTGCTCCTGCATCTTGGTTCTGCTGCTGATGTTGCATCTGGAACATCTGATGATTAATGGAAAGTTGTTGAGCCATGTGGCTTGAAAGTTGGGCCTCTCCATTGACCTCTGCAGCAGCGAGCTTTAGTCTCTGTACTTCTGCAGCCAATGCCTCGTTTAAAGCTGCCAAATCAAGCACAAAGTAGGATGCATAACTAACGGAAAACCCTTTTTTATGACAGCGTGATCctaaaatagtttattaatCCATAAgtaaaaactaagaaaatcCATTAACTTGCATTGGAAGATAGAGATAAATCTAACACGAGTCAAGATGCCCTTAATTGCATAAATAGAAGACAAGTAACAAACCGAACCAGTGCAATGATCAACATTGGTCTCACTGCCCCCAATCAAAAGCACAAGGACAAAGTATCAATCCTGAGGTGTTAATCATATCTAATATGCCCGACCAACTCATTCAAGAGAGCTAAGGAGCAGTGAACCGTACTGGAGAAGAGTTCtcataagaaaacaaagaaagtgcTGCTAGGTAAGAACCATTAACATCATCAAACCATTCCCACAAATAGTCTCTCTTCAATCTTTCTAGTCTTTTAGCTACCCCACAAAGAATTTTGAATAGCAGAAACAGATCTTCAAGCATATAAACATGCAGAAATAATAGTTAACAAGCAGCACACATATGCAATTGATAACTCAAAggaaataatttctaaataactATTTGTGAAAAATGTAAACTTATGTTGATCTAAAAGGTTACATGTTTTGTACCATTTCTTGAACTGTTGAAGGTACACGATGCAATTGCCCTGTATTGTAATAAGAAAGGAAGTAAGTAAAGGACAAAGATGAGTTATATGGCTGATAACTTTACACACACATTGCTATTAAATCTTAAGAGTCACAAATCTCCAAGCATGGAACTACATTGTGATAATACTATAGAGAGAAGCCTAATTCATACCTAAAtactcaataaataaataaagaaatgaattcCATCCCCTATAGATGCTAGGGAAATATGTGTAAGTCTACTAATGACAACTGTTGCCAGTTGAAAGCTAACAAGATCCAACCAATCAAAGCATAGGTTCTCCATTAgagataaaatttatgttagcTAGTCACGCCCATGGGTAGCACAGTGGGACATGGAGTTCAATGTTGACTTCTTACCCAACTGATAGACACAaaacacaagaaaaataaccacaCATAATAGCCAAATAACACAACAATGGTTCTCAGTTTCCATAGAAATccattag from Citrus sinensis cultivar Valencia sweet orange chromosome 9, DVS_A1.0, whole genome shotgun sequence carries:
- the LOC127899901 gene encoding 60S ribosomal protein L14-1-like, giving the protein MVVSPLICRSHFASALIATRHHRPGDHQPLFFSFIIKIKDKKRALNEALAAEVQRLKLAAAELIIESLYVEIGRVALINYGKDYGKLVVIVDVLDQNKALVDAPDMVRSQMNFKRLSLTDIKIDINRVPRKKSLIEAMEKADVKNKWENSSWGKKLIVQKRRAALNDFDKFKLMLAKIKKGGLIRQELAKLKKENAA